CCCTCCTTCGCCTCCTCGATCCAGCGCACGACCTCCTTGTTGTCGTACGTCTGGAGCGCCTTGAACACCAACTGGTCGGTGTCCTCGGGCAGTCGGCCGAGGGAGACGGGGAACTGCTGGAACTCCCCCGGAGCGATCTTTCCGCCGTCCGCGGTCCACGTGATCTTGGAAGGAGCCTCGGTGATCTGCTTGCCGTGCACCTCAAGAGGCTTCGCCAGCTTGGTCTTGGTGACCACGGCCTTCCAGCCCGGGACGGGCTGCGGCATGGCGGAGGCCATCGGGTGGTCGGCCGGGAGGCTGACCTCGAGCTTCACGGTCGAGGCGTTGTCGCGCTCGTTGGGGACCTTGAAGTTGACCGTCGCGTAACCGCCCTTGGCGGCCGCACCCTGCGGCTGCACGCTGACGTGTGCGAAGGCGGTGCCCGAGAGGAGCA
This window of the Streptomyces sp. SLBN-118 genome carries:
- a CDS encoding YcnI family protein, with the translated sequence MNVSRIAVATGIAASSVLLLSGTAFAHVSVQPQGAAAKGGYATVNFKVPNERDNASTVKLEVSLPADHPMASAMPQPVPGWKAVVTKTKLAKPLEVHGKQITEAPSKITWTADGGKIAPGEFQQFPVSLGRLPEDTDQLVFKALQTYDNKEVVRWIEEAKEGAPEPEAPAPVLKLSAAAEDGHHGAGAKDASAKDGKSAGQDEDTKSGTASADSSDTTARILAVVGILVGIAGVAFGVLAGRRRSS